A region of the Borreliella spielmanii genome:
ATATGATATAAAGTAATTAATATATGATATAAAGTAATTAATATATGATATAAAGTAATTAATATATGATATAAAGTAATTAATATATTATATAATATAATTAAAAGGAAGTTGAAATTAAAAAAGTAGCATTTCATATTCAAAAAGGTGGCGTTGGAAAAACTACCTTAAGTGGGAATATAGCAAGCTATTTGTCTAAAACAAAAAAAGTTATATTAGTTGATTGTGATATACAGCAAGGAAGTTCTTCTACATGGTTTCTTAATCATGAAATTCTTAGGTTAGACATTAAGGATTCTCTTTTAAATACGGTAAATATAGATCAAGTATTAAAGCAAATACAAAAAAATTTTTATATTTTGCCATGTGTGCCGAGCGGAACTTTTAGAAGAGATGTTCAGCATAAATTACAGGATTTTCCATATTTGATAGATGATTTTTGCTTGGAATTGGAAAAATTGGGATTTGAATTTGCGATTTTTGATTTATCTCCCAGTTTTGAGCTTTGGGAGCGAAGAATTATTCTTGCAATGTGCGAAGTTATTACTCCATTGACTCCAGAATTTTTAAGTCTTGAAGGAATTAATATTTTTAAGGAAGAGTTTGATTCTTTGTTAAAATCTTATAGAAAAAAGGTTAAACACGAGAAGATTATTTGTAATATGCTCAATAAAAGTTTCAAAAGACATAATTTACATTTAAGTCAATTTAAAACTTTTGGATATGATCTTTATGAGATTGGACAAGATGCTAAAATAGCAGAATCGCAGCTGTATAAAAAGTCGATTTTTGATTATTATCCTGAGAGTAAATCCATCT
Encoded here:
- a CDS encoding ParA family protein, translated to MQKGGVGKTTLSGNIASYLSKTKKVILVDCDIQQGSSSTWFLNHEILRLDIKDSLLNTVNIDQVLKQIQKNFYILPCVPSGTFRRDVQHKLQDFPYLIDDFCLELEKLGFEFAIFDLSPSFELWERRIILAMCEVITPLTPEFLSLEGINIFKEEFDSLLKSYRKKVKHEKIICNMLNKSFKRHNLHLSQFKTFGYDLYEIGQDAKIAESQLYKKSIFDYYPESKSILELSRLGDALCL